A single Lactuca sativa cultivar Salinas chromosome 8, Lsat_Salinas_v11, whole genome shotgun sequence DNA region contains:
- the LOC111876530 gene encoding F-box protein At5g52880 isoform X3 codes for MEGPMDRYHKLGLQQSFSRIYQYPLACKELALILKLSYSKFPKNLQSLVFQDVLAAFRLLPRMQTQTAIHAANTLLQAVESALPKQKKAQAVTEFKHAMVAHKRHSKARNNEEDSVELPQDVLVHVFSFLDLQSLLSSSQVCRSWNIASSDSHVWKTLYTNTSNTLSKINNHVHGELINDKCTQQGSLDWKNIFKKAYEAISWKKLLTSSRGFCKHCHAAVWVNDMGNNKTFGLKCKYHQINPISTRQIVEYIDGEYASSDSDNDSDCDSYDDFTPKLWAYPRRRN; via the exons ATGGAAGGTCCGATGGATAGGTACCATAAATTAGGGCTTCAACAATCCTTCTCCCGAATCTATCAGTATCCGTTGGCTTGTAAAGAGCTTGCGTTAATTCTCAAACTCTCCTATTCTAAATTCCCCAAAAACTTGCAATCTCTTGTTTTCCAAGACGTCCTCGCCGCCTTTCGCCTTCTTCCTCG AATGCAAACACAAACCGCCATTCATGCAGCAAATACCCTCCTTCAAGCTGTGGAATCAGCATTGCCAAAGCAAAAGAAGGCTCAGGCTGTAACCGAGTTCAAGCATGCCATGGTTGCTCATAAGAGGCATTCCAAAGCACGAAACAATGAAGAAG ATTCGGTTGAACTTCCACAAGATGTTCTTGTACATGTCTTCAGTTTCTTGGATTTACAATCTTTACTTTCTTCTTCACAAGTTTGCCG TTCATGGAACATTGCTTCAAGTGATAGCCATGTATGGAAGACACTCTACACCAACACTTCAAATACTCTCTCCAAGATCAATAATCACGTTCATGGTGAATTAATCAATGATAAATGCACCCAACAGGGCAGCCTTGACtggaaaaatatttttaaaaaagcaTATGAAG CTATTTCATGGAAGAAACTTCTTACATCTTCTAGAGGCTTCTGCAAGCATTGTCATGCAGCTGTTTGGGTCAATGACATGGGAAACAACAAAACATTTGGACTGAAATGTAAATATCACCAAATCAACCCAATATCTACTCGACAG ATTGTTGAGTACATAGATGGTGAGTATGCTTCATCAGACAGTGATAATGATAGTGATTGTGATTCATATGACGATTTTACCCCCAAGCTTTGGGCATATCCTAGGAGGA GAAACTAA
- the LOC111876530 gene encoding F-box protein At5g52880 isoform X1, protein MEGPMDRYHKLGLQQSFSRIYQYPLACKELALILKLSYSKFPKNLQSLVFQDVLAAFRLLPRMQTQTAIHAANTLLQAVESALPKQKKAQAVTEFKHAMVAHKRHSKARNNEEDSVELPQDVLVHVFSFLDLQSLLSSSQVCRSWNIASSDSHVWKTLYTNTSNTLSKINNHVHGELINDKCTQQGSLDWKNIFKKAYEAISWKKLLTSSRGFCKHCHAAVWVNDMGNNKTFGLKCKYHQINPISTRQIVEYIDGEYASSDSDNDSDCDSYDDFTPKLWAYPRRRLLGCYRKFKTYHFTL, encoded by the exons ATGGAAGGTCCGATGGATAGGTACCATAAATTAGGGCTTCAACAATCCTTCTCCCGAATCTATCAGTATCCGTTGGCTTGTAAAGAGCTTGCGTTAATTCTCAAACTCTCCTATTCTAAATTCCCCAAAAACTTGCAATCTCTTGTTTTCCAAGACGTCCTCGCCGCCTTTCGCCTTCTTCCTCG AATGCAAACACAAACCGCCATTCATGCAGCAAATACCCTCCTTCAAGCTGTGGAATCAGCATTGCCAAAGCAAAAGAAGGCTCAGGCTGTAACCGAGTTCAAGCATGCCATGGTTGCTCATAAGAGGCATTCCAAAGCACGAAACAATGAAGAAG ATTCGGTTGAACTTCCACAAGATGTTCTTGTACATGTCTTCAGTTTCTTGGATTTACAATCTTTACTTTCTTCTTCACAAGTTTGCCG TTCATGGAACATTGCTTCAAGTGATAGCCATGTATGGAAGACACTCTACACCAACACTTCAAATACTCTCTCCAAGATCAATAATCACGTTCATGGTGAATTAATCAATGATAAATGCACCCAACAGGGCAGCCTTGACtggaaaaatatttttaaaaaagcaTATGAAG CTATTTCATGGAAGAAACTTCTTACATCTTCTAGAGGCTTCTGCAAGCATTGTCATGCAGCTGTTTGGGTCAATGACATGGGAAACAACAAAACATTTGGACTGAAATGTAAATATCACCAAATCAACCCAATATCTACTCGACAG ATTGTTGAGTACATAGATGGTGAGTATGCTTCATCAGACAGTGATAATGATAGTGATTGTGATTCATATGACGATTTTACCCCCAAGCTTTGGGCATATCCTAGGAGGA GATTACTTGGATGTTATAGAAAGTTCAAAACTTACCATTTCACTTTATAG
- the LOC111876530 gene encoding F-box protein At5g52880 isoform X2 has translation MEGPMDRYHKLGLQQSFSRIYQYPLACKELALILKLSYSKFPKNLQSLVFQDVLAAFRLLPRMQTQTAIHAANTLLQAVESALPKQKKAQAVTEFKHAMVAHKRHSKARNNEEDSVELPQDVLVHVFSFLDLQSLLSSSQVCRSWNIASSDSHVWKTLYTNTSNTLSKINNHVHGELINDKCTQQGSLDWKNIFKKAYEAISWKKLLTSSRGFCKHCHAAVWVNDMGNNKTFGLKCKYHQINPISTRQIVEYIDGEYASSDSDNDSDCDSYDDFTPKLWAYPRRSEFSH, from the exons ATGGAAGGTCCGATGGATAGGTACCATAAATTAGGGCTTCAACAATCCTTCTCCCGAATCTATCAGTATCCGTTGGCTTGTAAAGAGCTTGCGTTAATTCTCAAACTCTCCTATTCTAAATTCCCCAAAAACTTGCAATCTCTTGTTTTCCAAGACGTCCTCGCCGCCTTTCGCCTTCTTCCTCG AATGCAAACACAAACCGCCATTCATGCAGCAAATACCCTCCTTCAAGCTGTGGAATCAGCATTGCCAAAGCAAAAGAAGGCTCAGGCTGTAACCGAGTTCAAGCATGCCATGGTTGCTCATAAGAGGCATTCCAAAGCACGAAACAATGAAGAAG ATTCGGTTGAACTTCCACAAGATGTTCTTGTACATGTCTTCAGTTTCTTGGATTTACAATCTTTACTTTCTTCTTCACAAGTTTGCCG TTCATGGAACATTGCTTCAAGTGATAGCCATGTATGGAAGACACTCTACACCAACACTTCAAATACTCTCTCCAAGATCAATAATCACGTTCATGGTGAATTAATCAATGATAAATGCACCCAACAGGGCAGCCTTGACtggaaaaatatttttaaaaaagcaTATGAAG CTATTTCATGGAAGAAACTTCTTACATCTTCTAGAGGCTTCTGCAAGCATTGTCATGCAGCTGTTTGGGTCAATGACATGGGAAACAACAAAACATTTGGACTGAAATGTAAATATCACCAAATCAACCCAATATCTACTCGACAG ATTGTTGAGTACATAGATGGTGAGTATGCTTCATCAGACAGTGATAATGATAGTGATTGTGATTCATATGACGATTTTACCCCCAAGCTTTGGGCATATCCTAGGAGGAGTGAGTTTTCTCACTGA